A genomic window from Candidatus Thermoplasmatota archaeon includes:
- the arsM gene encoding arsenite methyltransferase has translation MVKKAKPKSKNTGHRSGKKTEVREEDVRRAVRDRYSNLALSGTSCCGPSPSTMCSCGNLYPAADVISLPAEAVAVSAGCGNPTAIAGLKPGMTVVDLGSGGGIDAFLSAKRVGPKGKVFGIDATHEMILRARKTAHDNGYDNVEFRLGEIEHMPLDAGIADVIISNCVINLSPDKGQVFREAFRVLKPGGKLAVSDIVLLKDLPEQMKSDLGAWSECVSGAISEKEYMRAMSDAGFEKIRVEERAVYTHEQLSDYIKGSESEAYAKVAGIDLSQLVASYKISAVKPRK, from the coding sequence ATGGTGAAGAAGGCGAAGCCCAAGTCCAAGAATACGGGTCACAGGTCAGGCAAGAAGACAGAGGTCCGTGAGGAAGACGTCAGGCGCGCGGTTAGGGATAGGTATTCCAATCTTGCGCTTTCCGGCACTTCATGTTGCGGACCTTCTCCAAGCACGATGTGCAGCTGCGGAAATCTGTATCCAGCAGCTGATGTTATATCATTGCCCGCTGAAGCCGTTGCGGTAAGCGCCGGTTGTGGGAATCCTACCGCGATCGCCGGCCTCAAGCCGGGGATGACAGTGGTCGACCTGGGAAGCGGTGGCGGCATCGATGCGTTCCTCTCTGCCAAGAGGGTGGGTCCTAAGGGCAAGGTTTTCGGTATTGATGCCACTCATGAGATGATATTGCGTGCGCGTAAGACTGCCCATGATAACGGGTACGACAATGTCGAATTCAGGCTCGGCGAGATAGAACATATGCCACTCGACGCTGGGATTGCCGACGTAATCATCAGCAACTGCGTGATCAACCTCTCCCCTGACAAAGGACAGGTCTTCAGAGAAGCGTTCAGAGTGCTCAAGCCTGGCGGAAAACTGGCCGTATCTGACATTGTGCTTCTGAAAGATCTCCCGGAGCAGATGAAGTCCGACCTGGGGGCTTGGTCGGAGTGCGTCAGCGGCGCTATCTCCGAGAAGGAGTACATGAGGGCGATGTCCGATGCGGGATTCGAAAAGATCAGGGTCGAGGAGAGGGCAGTATACACTCATGAACAGCTCTCCGATTACATCAAGGGCTCGGAGTCCGAAGCATACGCGAAGGTTGCAGGGATCGACCTCTCGCAGCTGGTCGCCAGCTATAAGATATCCGCTGTCAAGCCAAGGAAGTAA
- a CDS encoding thioredoxin family protein — protein sequence MLSAAERESIAHRLAQSMKDELTLLLFVDGATFVSEELKEFGNMMASLSQKIKADIQTADGGKNEKMRQLHIENWPCMVLVKNDFSRIRYYGIPLGYELPPLVDAIVELSSSKAPLSPIARTALSTVRRRANIKLFVLQTCHFCPTVARHSYRAAIESKNVTAEIIDSSLFPDLATRHSVMGVPKIILNDNMDITGAMAEADFFEKLRDSDHSLIDSMYG from the coding sequence ATGCTCTCGGCGGCAGAGAGGGAGAGCATCGCGCACAGGTTGGCGCAGAGCATGAAGGACGAGTTGACGCTCCTGCTTTTCGTAGACGGAGCGACTTTTGTTTCAGAAGAACTGAAAGAGTTCGGAAACATGATGGCTAGTCTCAGCCAGAAAATCAAAGCAGACATCCAAACGGCGGATGGAGGCAAGAACGAGAAGATGAGGCAGCTCCACATCGAGAACTGGCCCTGCATGGTTTTGGTCAAGAACGATTTCTCCAGGATCAGATACTACGGCATCCCTCTCGGCTACGAGCTACCTCCTCTGGTAGATGCGATAGTTGAGCTTTCGTCGTCCAAGGCACCTCTCTCCCCGATCGCAAGGACCGCGCTCTCGACGGTCAGGAGAAGGGCGAACATCAAACTCTTCGTGCTCCAGACATGCCATTTCTGTCCCACCGTCGCGAGGCACTCGTACAGGGCGGCCATAGAATCCAAGAACGTCACCGCCGAGATCATCGATTCTTCGCTCTTCCCAGACCTGGCGACCAGACATTCGGTGATGGGCGTCCCGAAGATCATATTGAACGACAACATGGACATTACCGGCGCGATGGCCGAGGCGGATTTCTTCGAGAAACTAAGAGATTCTGACCATTCCCTAATCGACAGTATGTACGGGTAA
- a CDS encoding MoxR family ATPase has protein sequence MPGTRIRAPEEIEASLRAIRGEVGKTVVGYHEQIEDFMICLLTQGHLLIEGVPGVAKTTLAKAFASVCGLSYRRIQFTQDLLPADITGHYFYNQRSTEFEVRKGPLFADLVLADEINRAPPKTQSALLEAMQERQVTIEGNTFDLPNPFMVLATLNPIETEGVYPLPEAQIDRFMIKSTMDYLDQKQEIDILRMKSGPEIEPKMVLARDAALSMRDEVVDIHAHPSILEYIENLTRATRAVDELDLGLSPRGAIHLLQTSKAHAYLGGRTYVIPDDAKTMAHKVIDHRLFLSPEAELGGMTRSGITDSILSSVAVPKGEFRSGEERKE, from the coding sequence ATGCCAGGAACGAGGATCAGGGCGCCTGAGGAAATCGAGGCGTCATTGAGAGCGATTAGGGGAGAAGTGGGCAAGACGGTCGTGGGTTACCACGAGCAGATTGAGGATTTCATGATATGCCTATTGACACAAGGCCACCTTCTCATAGAGGGAGTCCCCGGGGTCGCGAAAACCACGCTGGCAAAGGCTTTTGCGTCCGTCTGCGGCCTCTCGTACAGGAGGATACAATTCACGCAGGACCTCCTACCAGCGGACATAACCGGACATTATTTCTACAACCAGCGGTCCACCGAGTTCGAGGTCAGGAAAGGCCCATTGTTCGCCGACCTTGTCCTCGCAGACGAGATCAACAGAGCCCCTCCGAAGACGCAGTCAGCGCTTCTCGAAGCCATGCAGGAGCGCCAGGTGACGATTGAGGGGAACACCTTCGATCTTCCGAACCCGTTCATGGTGCTTGCCACGCTCAACCCCATAGAGACTGAAGGCGTCTACCCTCTCCCCGAGGCCCAGATTGACCGATTCATGATCAAGAGCACCATGGACTACCTAGATCAGAAACAAGAAATCGACATCCTTCGCATGAAGAGTGGACCCGAGATCGAACCGAAAATGGTGCTCGCAAGAGATGCGGCTCTATCCATGAGAGACGAAGTTGTAGATATCCATGCGCATCCGAGCATACTCGAGTACATCGAGAACCTCACAAGAGCGACTCGAGCGGTCGACGAGCTCGACCTCGGTCTCAGCCCGAGAGGCGCAATACATCTTCTCCAGACGTCGAAAGCGCATGCCTATCTGGGCGGGCGCACATACGTCATTCCAGACGATGCAAAGACGATGGCTCACAAGGTAATAGACCACAGACTTTTTCTCTCTCCAGAAGCGGAGCTCGGCGGCATGACCCGTTCTGGGATTACTGACTCGATACTTTCCTCAGTCGCCGTCCCAAAGGGTGAGTTCAGGAGCGGCGAAGAAAGGAAAGAGTGA
- a CDS encoding exosortase/archaeosortase family protein yields MRTPKEWPLLLGCILIAAALYNHYMGHSAYSVELVFIASGSILALYSLAYVRREAKEPGSGMLVDLLSKVITQEHIALLIPLAGFLLVAIWSGWKLLVSGQADLRIEDFVVTLFGTSLVLYNAGPSKYAMQKDFVVLYLMFLTIVFAVIWKTYTIVSGDSYYRINAYSEYYFITIPVVSLLRMFGADVSSELEASSHGISNYITFEYEGRHILLGIGEGCSGLYSVGLFFSAFLAFVLVRYRKVDPWILAALGLGFIVTWASNIFRMVITIMIGSAYGAPALAFFHAYIGIIVFVVFVTIFWMLIVRWLDRVEGPTKPRTEEDIVTEAQEPKATD; encoded by the coding sequence GTGAGAACCCCGAAGGAATGGCCTCTCCTCCTCGGCTGTATCCTGATTGCGGCCGCTCTATACAACCACTACATGGGGCACTCGGCATATTCCGTGGAACTTGTCTTCATCGCTTCTGGATCCATCCTTGCGCTCTATTCCCTAGCGTACGTTCGCAGGGAAGCAAAGGAACCCGGCAGCGGCATGCTCGTGGACCTGCTCTCCAAGGTCATCACGCAGGAACATATCGCACTCCTGATCCCACTTGCGGGCTTCCTTTTGGTAGCAATCTGGTCCGGGTGGAAACTCCTCGTAAGTGGCCAAGCGGACTTGAGAATTGAAGATTTCGTCGTGACGCTGTTTGGAACCTCTCTAGTCCTCTACAATGCAGGGCCGTCGAAGTACGCAATGCAGAAGGATTTTGTGGTCCTGTATCTCATGTTTCTCACGATCGTGTTCGCCGTGATATGGAAGACATACACGATCGTCAGTGGGGATTCGTACTACAGGATCAACGCCTATTCCGAATACTACTTCATAACCATTCCAGTCGTGTCCCTTTTGCGTATGTTTGGGGCAGATGTGAGCTCGGAACTCGAGGCCAGCAGCCACGGTATCTCAAACTACATAACGTTCGAATACGAAGGACGGCACATCCTTCTGGGGATAGGCGAAGGATGCAGCGGACTATACTCAGTCGGTCTTTTCTTCTCCGCATTCCTAGCGTTTGTCCTGGTCCGGTACAGGAAGGTGGACCCGTGGATCCTCGCGGCACTAGGTCTAGGATTCATAGTCACTTGGGCCTCCAACATCTTTAGGATGGTGATTACTATTATGATTGGCTCAGCTTACGGCGCACCTGCCCTGGCATTCTTCCATGCCTACATTGGCATCATTGTCTTCGTGGTGTTTGTCACCATTTTCTGGATGCTGATAGTGAGGTGGCTTGACCGAGTCGAAGGACCGACGAAGCCCCGGACAGAGGAAGACATAGTGACAGAAGCTCAAGAACCGAAGGCAACCGACTAG
- a CDS encoding PadR family transcriptional regulator, which translates to MPGKKKGFDIEVECCRAPKCCDMRGMLSFLIMHLLSKKRMYGSEIAGEIAARKGDKPNPGTLYPTLKYMEKKGLIESSKERNTKVYRLTPAGREGLLKAKEFFIQAYGDILLEAM; encoded by the coding sequence ATGCCAGGCAAGAAGAAGGGATTCGACATAGAGGTGGAGTGTTGCAGGGCCCCGAAGTGCTGCGACATGAGAGGCATGCTGAGCTTCCTGATAATGCACCTGCTTTCCAAGAAGAGGATGTACGGATCGGAGATAGCGGGTGAAATAGCCGCAAGGAAGGGGGACAAACCGAACCCTGGGACGCTCTATCCGACCCTCAAGTACATGGAAAAGAAGGGGTTGATCGAGTCGTCAAAGGAAAGGAACACGAAGGTGTACAGGCTGACTCCAGCTGGAAGGGAGGGGCTGCTGAAGGCCAAGGAGTTTTTCATACAGGCTTACGGTGACATTCTCCTGGAGGCGATGTGA
- a CDS encoding DUF58 domain-containing protein → MTFASAYVYAYLRFVSELQRTDLRIERRALEEVSFAQEPTSISVEILNKDPITVRGTFEDILPENCELSAGSNRSIRALPPKSILRLSYSVVPTKRGPLIIPGMKIARSGSLGLFDEEQIIEHPTVINVHTEKGSFDTARRMAGREHLEFSGMGRNPAVVLREFEFDGIREYVPGDRARDILWKLFPKLNKLMTKTYRKEGSLQTIVFVDCSRSMRLKRSKVAKIDHAVDLSMQISNVLLSSFYPAGVALFDEINVLNKASPALGRHQFKMIVKVLREAPSSMEESKGGIVRTEEREPNKTPEPKKTSLKATAEGKEFLSTLDRIATKGARPALGIGLEGGIKEIVARNRGREQLFIIISDLVSTRDAVIAGAKLCKSTGNKMLVIHTYDDWYRNAEGMPDMPEVERLYGDLSDTLRIEATFRGLGVSYIRIGPADTATRIVRAIRRGRT, encoded by the coding sequence GTGACGTTCGCCAGCGCCTATGTCTACGCATATCTCAGGTTCGTCTCCGAGCTGCAGCGAACGGACCTGCGTATCGAAAGGAGAGCGCTCGAGGAGGTCTCCTTCGCACAAGAGCCGACGAGCATCTCTGTCGAGATCCTCAACAAGGACCCCATCACGGTGAGAGGGACATTCGAGGACATTCTCCCGGAGAACTGCGAGCTCTCGGCTGGCTCGAACAGATCAATCAGGGCCCTTCCTCCAAAATCGATTCTGAGGCTGTCATACTCCGTAGTCCCGACCAAACGCGGCCCCCTCATCATACCTGGGATGAAGATAGCGCGTAGCGGCTCCTTGGGACTCTTTGACGAGGAGCAGATCATCGAGCACCCAACAGTAATAAACGTTCATACCGAGAAAGGAAGCTTTGACACTGCGCGCAGAATGGCAGGCAGGGAACACCTCGAGTTCTCTGGCATGGGAAGAAACCCTGCGGTTGTGCTCAGAGAATTCGAATTCGACGGAATCAGAGAGTATGTCCCAGGAGACCGAGCCAGAGACATCCTCTGGAAGTTGTTCCCCAAACTGAACAAACTCATGACCAAGACCTACAGAAAAGAGGGGTCGCTTCAAACGATAGTATTTGTGGATTGCAGCAGGAGCATGCGGCTGAAAAGGAGCAAGGTCGCGAAGATCGACCACGCAGTCGACCTGTCTATGCAGATATCGAACGTCCTTCTCAGCAGCTTCTATCCTGCGGGCGTCGCACTCTTTGACGAAATCAATGTCCTGAACAAAGCCTCACCTGCGCTCGGCAGGCACCAGTTCAAGATGATCGTCAAGGTCCTGAGAGAGGCCCCTTCGTCAATGGAGGAGAGCAAAGGAGGGATTGTCCGGACAGAGGAGAGGGAACCGAACAAGACACCAGAACCCAAGAAGACATCGCTCAAGGCCACGGCCGAGGGAAAGGAGTTCCTGTCGACTCTGGACAGAATTGCGACAAAGGGGGCACGCCCCGCGCTAGGGATAGGCCTCGAAGGCGGGATAAAGGAGATAGTCGCTCGCAACAGAGGCCGGGAACAGCTGTTCATAATCATTTCAGACCTGGTCTCGACACGCGATGCCGTCATCGCAGGGGCGAAACTCTGCAAGAGCACGGGCAACAAGATGCTCGTGATTCACACATATGATGACTGGTACCGAAATGCTGAGGGGATGCCGGACATGCCAGAGGTTGAACGGCTCTACGGTGACCTATCAGATACTCTGAGAATCGAGGCGACCTTCAGAGGATTGGGAGTGTCCTACATCAGGATCGGCCCCGCTGACACCGCAACGAGAATCGTGAGGGCCATAAGGAGGGGAAGAACGTGA